One Vanessa atalanta chromosome 20, ilVanAtal1.2, whole genome shotgun sequence genomic window carries:
- the LOC125072096 gene encoding uncharacterized protein LOC125072096 → MVTNCYSSKDKYTQVLLATALVRVQTKNGSYQLLRALLDQGSQASFITESAVQLLGVKKTFVKSSVCGLGGNVSVLTSKAVVNIAISSIHDTETVIELGAHVLSRLTSFLPIKPIVMNNWPELKNLKLADPNYHTPGKIDILLGSDVYGKIIQEGLLRSPYGTTIAQKTNLGWVLSGQVISPTTHSIFVNLHTQMSDDELLKKFWELEAEPTDKINQRLTPEEQKCEDLFATTTKRDCKGRYIVRLPFTKETPASKYGNLREIAVRRFYGQEKRLIRNRDLKKQYDDTIEEYLQLGHMEQIKFNKNTEAVYLPHHAVIREDKATTKVRVVFDASCKGENGISLNDDLLIGPRLQPDLRHLIMKFRLGPICLVADIVKMYRMVKVAQQDVDYQRLVWRRNPEDDLKDYRLLRVTFGTSAAPYLAVKTLQQLALDEGTQFPLAAKRVLEDFYVDDLMTTCDTSNEAIFLYKELNNLMMRGGFKLQKWSSNSKLVMKILSKNEKSKESMEMITDHMTKVLGLTWNRSTDKFVYSVHLEEQIIPVTKRRVISDISKLYDPLGWISPCIIPAKILIQKLWMSGISWDEELPSSLKKEWEEYRKSLKKLSEVEIKRWIGLQSTNSKLELHGFSDASNAAYAAVVYARVRDKDGRIHVNLFTSKTKVAPIKQISIPRLELCGATLLTKLLKEVATMLHVEPSNIHAWTDSTIVLAWLRGHPSRWKTFVANRVSDILTTLESNQWSHVKSGENPADIASRGMTPSDLQNNVLWMNGPSWLCNDIVHYDKPDVDEDGLLRVRGRIDNSNVSDEVKHPIIIPRSGHFTKLMVADAHEKTLHGGPQMMTNFLRGKYWIIGASKELKTLFSKENSNLMPDISESLSNNGTSWQFIPPHAPHFGGLWEAGIKSTKYHLKRVVGNSTLTFEELTTVLCQIEACLNSRPIARQSVDDPESEMPLTPGHFLVGGPLVIPPDYNFEMSTISTLKRWQLTQRMVQDFWRRWSSEYLTQLNQRYKWAKVSPEPNIGDIVLVKEDNLPPAKWLYD, encoded by the exons ATGGTTACTAATTGTTATTCTAGCAAGGATAAATATACTCAGGTATTATTAGCTACTGCATTAGTTAGGGTCCAAACTAAAAATGGAAGCTACCAACTGCTGAGAGCTTTGCTCGACCAGGGGTCACAGGCCTCATTTATAACAGAATCAGCAGTACAGTTACTTGGAGTCAAGAAAACTTTTGTAAAGAGTTCGGTGTGTGGATTGGGTGGTAATGTTAGTGTGTTGACCTCAAAGGCTGTAGTCAATATAGCTATATCATCAATCCATGACACTGAAACAGTAATTGAATTGGGTGCTCATGTTTTGAGCAGATTAACATCGTTTTTACCAATCAAACCAATAGTCATGAATAACTGGCCTGAACTTAAAAATTTGAAGTTAGCAGATCCAAATTACCACACTCCTGgtaaaatcgatattttattgGGGAGTGATGTCTATGGAAAAATAATACAGGAAGGTCTCCTTCGTAGCCCTTATGGCACCACCATAGCACAGAAGACTAATTTGGGTTGGGTACTGTCAGGTCAAGTTATTTCACCTACCACTCACAGTATATTTGTGAATTTACATACACAAATGAGCGATGATGAACTTCTCAAGAAGTTTTGGGAACTAGAAGCAGAACCTAccgataaaataaatcaacgctTAACACCAGAGGAACAAAAATGTGAAGATTTGTTTGCGACCACAACTAAAAGAGACTGTAAAGGACGATATATAGTAAGATTGCCTTTTACAAAAGAAACCCCAGCATCAAAATATGGAAATTTAAGAGAAATAGCTGTGCGCAGGTTTTATGGACAAGAAAAAAGATTAATCAGAAATAGAGATTTGAAAAAACAATATGATGACACTATTGAAGAATACTTGCAATTAGGTCATATGgaacaaatcaaatttaataaaaatacagaagCTGTTTACTTGCCACATCATGCAGTGATTCGTGAAGATAAGGCTACAACAAAAGTGAGAGTAGTCTTTGATGCATCATGTAAGGGTGAGAATGGCATTTCGCTTAATGACGATCTCCTGATAGGACCACGTCTACAACCAGATCTACgacatttaattatgaaatttcgcCTAGGTCCAATTTGCCTTGTCGCGGATATTGTGAAGATGTACAGAATGGTTAAAGTAGCTCAACAGGATGTGGACTATCAAAGACTCGTTTGGCGCAGAAATCCAGAGGATGACTTAAAAGATTACAGACTTCTTCGCGTTACCTTTGGCACATCCGCAGCTCCCTATCTAGCAGTCAAAACATTACAGCAATTGGCTTTGGATGAAGGTACACAATTTCCTTTAGCTGCTAAAAGAGTTTTGGAGGATTTTTACGTCGATGACCTTATGACCACTTGTGACACGTCTAATGAAGCAATATTTCTGTACaaggaattaaataatttgatgatgAGAGGCGGCTTTAAGCTACAAAAATGGTCAAGTAATAGCAAATTAGTTATGAAAATTTTGAgcaaaaatgaaaaaagtaaagaatcTATGGAAATGATAACCGACCATATGACAAAGGTTTTAGGGCTGACTTGGAATAGATCAACAGATAAATTCGTATATTCAGTACATCTAGAAGAACAAATTATTCCAGTTACTAAACGACGTGTGATTTCGGATATATCTAAGCTTTATGATCCACTTGGATGGATTTCGCCGTGTATTATACCAGCAAAAATTTTAATCCAAAAATTGTGGATGTCAGGTATCTCGTGGGACGAGGAGTTACCATCTTCGTTGAAAAAGGAATGGGAAGAGTATCGCaagagtttaaaaaaattgtctgaaGTCGAAATAAAGCGTTGGATTGGACTCCAATCAActaattcaaaattagaattGCATGGATTTAGTGACGCATCAAATGCAGCCTATGCTGCTGTTGTTTATGCAAGAGTGCGCGATAAAGACGGACGAATTCATGTAAACTTGTTCACTTCCAAAACAAAAGTAGCACCAATAAAGCAAATATCAATACCTCGATTAGAGCTGTGTGGTGCAACGttacttacaaaattattaaaagaagtCGCAACAATGCTACACGTAGAACCATCCAATATACATGCGTGGACCGATTCGACAATAGTACTGGCATGGCTGCGTGGCCACCCTAGTCGATGGAAAACTTTTGTAGCGAATAGAGTATCAGATATATTGACAACACTTGAAAGTAATCAATGGTCACATGTTAAGTCTGGCGAAAACCCAGCAGACATCGCGTCACGTGGGATGACTCCTAGTGACttacaaaacaatgttttatggaTGAACGGACCCAGCTGGCTTTGTAATGATATTGTACATTATGACAAACCAGATGTCG ATGAAGATGGATTATTGAGAGTCCGGGGTCGAATAGACAATTCGAATGTCAGTGATGAGGTCAAACATCCAATTATCATACCAAGAAGTGGTCATTTTACGAAGTTAATGGTTGCAGATGCACATGAAAAAACATTACACGGAGGACCACAAATGATGACCAACTTCCTCAGAGGAAAATATTGGATTATtg GTGCTTCTAAGGAATTGAAAACTTTATTCTCCAAAGAAAATTCCAATTTGATGCCCGATATATCAGAGAGTTTATCTAACAATGGAACATCATGGCAATTTATTCCTCCACATGCACCTCATTTCGGTGGATTATGGGAGGCGGGCATCAAGTCAACCAAATACCACTTAAAAAGAGTCGTCGGTAATTCCACGCTCACCTTTGAAGAGTTGACTACGGTTCTATGTCAAATTGAAGCATGCCTTAACTCAAGACCTATTGCACGTCAAAGTGTAGATGACCCAGAATCGGAAATGCCACTAACACCAGGACATTTTTTAGTGGGTGGTCCATTGGTTATACCTCCAGATTACAACTTTGAAATGTCAACTATTAGTACATTAAAACGTTGGCAATTGACTCAACGCATGGTGCAGGATTTCTGGAGACGATGGTCATCAGAATACCTTACGCAACTTAATCAGCGATACAAATGGGCAAAAGTATCACCAGAACCAAATATTGGTGACATTGTACTTGTTAAAGAAGACAATCTTCCTCCAGCAAAATGGTTATATG ACTAA
- the LOC125072007 gene encoding 3-oxoacyl-[acyl-carrier-protein] reductase FabG-like, which produces MDFSNKVVIITGANSALAAATATLLSSYGAQLILVSSNPAEIKKLSDELVKPHVKTPLLITADVTKEEGAKRVERETVNHFGKVDVVVNAAGGMVPDCILKPDLKAFDENINLNLRSVYLMTTTFARHLMRSRGNIVNVGSVFVDTIFSGHVTYNIAKAGIEYLTKTSALELANKGVRVNCVKPGFTETEVTPKMHKCEDKKPWEDATRMVPLGKLINGRDIAEAIVFLASEQAKNITGTSIIIDGGLALSGTTVIDKIRTAFD; this is translated from the coding sequence ATGGATTTTTCTAATAAAGTGGTTATTATAACCGGTGCAAATTCTGCATTAGCGGCAGCAACTGCAACACTTTTATCAAGCTATGGAGCACAGCTGATTTTAGTTAGTAGCAATCCAGccgaaattaaaaaactatcagACGAACTGGTAAAACCGCATGTTAAAACTCCTTTATTAATAACAGCTGATGTCACCAAAGAAGAAGGCGCGAAGAGAGTTGAAAGAGAAACAGTTAACCATTTTGGTAAAGTTGATGTCGTTGTTAACGCCGCCGGTGGAATGGTACCCGATTGTATTCTGAAACCAGATCTAAAAGCATTTGATGAgaacatcaatttaaatttacgttCCGTGTATTTAATGACAACAACATTCGCCCGCCACTTAATGAGATCTAGAGGAAATATCGTCAACGTAGGAAGTGTTTTTGTTGATACAATATTTTCTGGACACGTCACCTACAACATAGCAAAAGCCGGcattgaatatttaacaaaaacatctGCATTAGAATTAGCCAACAAAGGTGTCAGAGTGAACTGCGTCAAACCTGGATTCACGGAGACCGAAGTTACGCCAAAGATGCATAAATGTGAAGACAAGAAACCTTGGGAAGACGCTACGAGGATGGTCCCGCTTGGGAAACTTATAAATGGACGAGATATCGCTGAAGCTATTGTCTTCTTAGCAAGCGAACAGGCTAAAAATATTACCGgtactagtattattatagatgGTGGGTTAGCCTTGAGTGGTACCACTGTTATTGATAAGATTCGGACCGCTTTTGATTAA